The following proteins are encoded in a genomic region of Actinomadura sp. NAK00032:
- a CDS encoding (Fe-S)-binding protein, translated as MFWITLVIGLAGTAVALALAARRVLFLYTIAKSGQPDPERTLQLKREPKKAVEGQAVEVLGQRKLLKWTVAGAAHFAVMWAFFLLATVYLEAAVQLLFGLEAHIPGLQTWGPIGFVQDTIALACALGLAVFTVIRVKNSPKRLGRKSRFKGSHLSGAWITLFMIFNVIWTMFFFRGVEVARDNFGYGKAGYFSYLVGQLFGDGMSDGTLEVLESVGLLLHIGVALVFLVFVVHSKHLHIFLAPLNVMFKRQPDGLGAAQPMMSGGKPLDFEEADPDEDVFGRGKIEDFTWKGFLDMATCTECGRCQSQCPAWNTGKPLSPKMLILELRDHALAKAPYFTASEEAREKFTDEQKLAMQVDKDLVGDDGVIHPDVLWSCTNCGACVEQCPVDIEHIDHILDMRRFQVMIESSFPSEAGVMLKNLENKGNPWGMSEMKRLEWIEELDFEVEVVDDKVSEDTEYLFWVGCAGALEDRAKKTTKAVAELLHIAGVKFAVLGPMEACTGDPARRLGMEFVFQMLGQQNVETLNDAGVKKIVATCPHCFNTLANEYPQIGGNYEVVHHTQLLAHLVESGKLTPVTPIEENITYHDPCFLGRHNKVYKQPRDIMATVPGVKTQEMHRHKDRGFCCGAGGARMWMEERIGKRINTERVDEALETNPDTVSTACPFCLVMLGDAINEKKNEGAAKETLEVVDVSQLLIRSIKGDGGGKTTEEKEPVAAE; from the coding sequence GTGTTCTGGATCACGTTGGTCATCGGGCTCGCCGGTACGGCGGTCGCTTTGGCGCTCGCCGCGCGGCGGGTGCTGTTCCTGTACACCATCGCCAAGAGCGGTCAGCCCGACCCTGAGCGGACGCTGCAGCTCAAGCGCGAGCCGAAGAAGGCCGTCGAGGGCCAGGCGGTGGAGGTCCTGGGGCAGCGCAAGCTGCTGAAGTGGACCGTGGCCGGCGCCGCGCACTTCGCGGTGATGTGGGCGTTCTTCCTGCTCGCGACGGTGTACCTGGAGGCGGCCGTCCAGCTGCTGTTCGGGCTGGAGGCGCACATCCCGGGCCTGCAGACCTGGGGGCCGATCGGGTTCGTCCAGGACACGATCGCGCTGGCGTGCGCGCTCGGCCTGGCCGTGTTCACCGTGATCCGGGTGAAGAACTCGCCGAAGCGGCTGGGCCGCAAGTCGCGGTTCAAGGGCTCGCACCTGTCCGGCGCGTGGATCACGCTGTTCATGATCTTCAACGTCATCTGGACGATGTTCTTCTTCCGGGGCGTCGAGGTCGCGCGCGACAACTTCGGCTACGGCAAGGCCGGGTACTTCTCCTACCTGGTCGGGCAGCTGTTCGGCGACGGCATGAGCGACGGCACCCTGGAGGTGCTGGAGTCGGTCGGCCTGCTGCTGCACATCGGCGTCGCGCTGGTGTTCCTGGTCTTCGTGGTGCACTCCAAGCACCTGCACATCTTCCTGGCCCCGCTGAACGTCATGTTCAAGCGCCAGCCGGACGGCCTGGGCGCCGCGCAGCCGATGATGTCGGGCGGCAAGCCGCTCGACTTCGAGGAGGCCGACCCCGACGAGGACGTCTTCGGCCGCGGCAAGATCGAGGACTTCACCTGGAAGGGCTTCCTGGACATGGCGACCTGCACCGAGTGCGGTCGCTGCCAGTCCCAGTGCCCGGCCTGGAACACCGGCAAGCCGCTGTCGCCGAAGATGCTCATCCTGGAGCTGCGCGACCACGCCCTGGCCAAGGCCCCCTACTTCACCGCCTCGGAGGAGGCGCGGGAGAAGTTCACCGACGAGCAGAAGCTCGCGATGCAGGTGGACAAGGACCTCGTCGGCGACGACGGCGTCATCCACCCCGACGTGCTGTGGTCGTGCACCAACTGCGGCGCGTGCGTCGAGCAGTGCCCGGTCGACATCGAGCACATCGACCACATCCTGGACATGCGCCGCTTCCAGGTCATGATCGAGTCCTCGTTCCCGTCCGAGGCCGGCGTGATGCTGAAGAACCTGGAGAACAAGGGCAACCCCTGGGGCATGTCGGAGATGAAGCGCCTCGAGTGGATCGAGGAGCTGGACTTCGAGGTCGAGGTCGTCGACGACAAGGTCTCCGAGGACACCGAGTACCTGTTCTGGGTCGGCTGCGCGGGCGCCCTGGAGGACCGGGCCAAGAAGACCACCAAGGCCGTCGCCGAGCTGCTGCACATCGCGGGCGTGAAGTTCGCGGTGCTGGGCCCGATGGAGGCCTGCACCGGTGACCCGGCCCGCCGCCTGGGCATGGAGTTCGTGTTCCAGATGCTGGGGCAGCAGAACGTGGAGACCCTCAACGACGCGGGGGTGAAGAAGATCGTGGCGACCTGCCCGCACTGCTTCAACACCCTGGCCAACGAGTACCCGCAGATCGGCGGGAACTACGAGGTCGTCCACCACACCCAGCTGCTGGCGCACCTGGTCGAGTCGGGCAAGCTCACCCCAGTCACCCCGATCGAGGAGAACATCACCTACCACGACCCCTGCTTCCTGGGCCGCCACAACAAGGTCTACAAGCAGCCGCGCGACATCATGGCCACCGTCCCGGGCGTCAAGACCCAGGAGATGCACCGCCACAAGGACCGCGGGTTCTGCTGCGGCGCCGGCGGCGCGCGGATGTGGATGGAAGAGCGCATCGGCAAGCGCATCAACACCGAGCGCGTGGACGAGGCACTGGAGACCAACCCCGACACCGTCTCCACCGCCTGCCCGTTCTGCCTGGTGATGCTCGGCGACGCCATCAACGAGAAGAAGAACGAGGGCGCCGCCAAGGAGACCCTGGAAGTCGTCGACGTCTCCCAGCTCCTCATCCGCTCCATCAAGGGCGACGGTGGTGGCAAGACCACCGAGGAGAAGGAGCCCGTCGCCGCCGAGTAG
- a CDS encoding BTAD domain-containing putative transcriptional regulator gives MEVVALPDEGPPLRFEILGRTAAWRDGQELDLGPGKQRAVLAVLLLAPGRPVPTASIVRAVWGDEPPDNGANVVQKYVAGLRRVLEPDRSPRAPGRLLALTGAGYALHVPPGGLDAEVFQDRVKAARSLRDGRDGRDAGGRGDAARAEAMLREALAMWRGPALAGLNGPYFEAARDRLEETRAAALEACAEAGLEADGHARLVPELLRLVAEFPLREGFRYLLMLALYRCGRQAEALAAYRDARDFFAAEFGVEPGERLQNLHLGILRSDHSLARPSPAAEQSARPEPVAPVAPVAPVASPFAPPDPPLAPLPPDPRPAPTVGVIPLGPVAAAPLHTPAAYPFPAQHAVWAPPPPVRRVPWPMRAVLAALPVLSFGLLTPALVVYYAARRRSRPLALMAASYLLLSAFFFIGMMSTTSVEPSPWDGPVFLSLLITMLGGAVHMAILTADPYPGAAPPALDVRLIERRVRREQARSLAAHHPSIARRLGIGRPDLPRTFDDGGLVDVNSAPEHLLAALPGVEPHHAKLIVLARAAHGPLASVDDLATRSILPYQAVHALRDTLIAVPPAPAPDAADAEPGPTPPPVESAPGP, from the coding sequence GTGGAGGTGGTCGCGCTGCCGGACGAGGGGCCGCCACTGCGCTTCGAGATCCTGGGCCGGACGGCCGCGTGGCGGGACGGGCAGGAGCTCGATCTGGGGCCGGGCAAGCAGCGCGCGGTCCTCGCCGTCCTGCTGCTGGCGCCCGGCCGGCCGGTGCCGACGGCGTCGATCGTGCGGGCGGTGTGGGGGGACGAGCCTCCCGACAACGGGGCGAACGTCGTGCAGAAGTACGTCGCCGGGCTGCGCCGCGTGCTGGAGCCCGACCGTTCGCCCCGCGCTCCGGGACGGCTGCTGGCGCTGACGGGCGCCGGATACGCGCTGCACGTCCCGCCGGGCGGCCTGGACGCCGAGGTCTTCCAGGACCGGGTGAAGGCGGCCCGGTCCCTGCGCGACGGACGCGACGGACGCGACGCGGGCGGCAGGGGCGACGCGGCGCGGGCCGAGGCGATGCTGCGCGAGGCGCTCGCCATGTGGCGGGGCCCTGCGCTGGCGGGCCTGAACGGTCCCTACTTCGAGGCGGCGCGCGACCGCCTGGAAGAGACGCGCGCGGCGGCGCTTGAGGCGTGCGCCGAGGCCGGGCTGGAGGCGGACGGGCACGCGCGGCTCGTCCCCGAACTGCTCCGGCTGGTCGCCGAGTTCCCGCTGCGGGAGGGGTTCCGGTACCTGCTGATGCTGGCGCTCTACCGGTGCGGACGGCAGGCCGAGGCCCTCGCCGCCTACCGGGACGCGCGCGACTTCTTCGCGGCCGAGTTCGGTGTCGAGCCCGGCGAGCGCCTGCAGAACCTGCACCTCGGCATCCTGCGCTCAGACCACTCCCTGGCGCGCCCGTCCCCGGCCGCCGAGCAGTCGGCGCGCCCTGAGCCGGTCGCGCCGGTCGCACCGGTCGCACCGGTCGCTTCGCCCTTCGCGCCGCCCGATCCTCCGCTCGCCCCGCTGCCGCCCGACCCGCGTCCGGCACCCACAGTGGGAGTGATCCCGTTAGGACCGGTGGCGGCCGCTCCCCTGCACACGCCTGCCGCTTATCCCTTCCCGGCGCAGCACGCGGTCTGGGCACCACCGCCGCCCGTGCGGCGCGTCCCGTGGCCGATGCGCGCCGTCCTCGCGGCCCTGCCGGTGCTGAGCTTCGGGCTGCTGACCCCCGCCCTCGTCGTCTATTACGCGGCACGGCGCCGGAGCCGCCCGCTCGCGCTGATGGCGGCGAGCTACCTGCTGCTGTCGGCCTTCTTCTTCATCGGCATGATGAGCACCACGTCGGTGGAGCCCTCCCCGTGGGACGGCCCGGTCTTCCTCTCGCTGCTCATCACGATGCTCGGCGGCGCCGTCCACATGGCGATCCTCACGGCCGACCCGTATCCGGGCGCGGCCCCGCCCGCACTGGACGTCCGGCTGATCGAGCGGCGCGTCCGCAGGGAGCAGGCCCGGTCGCTGGCGGCGCACCACCCGTCGATCGCCCGCCGGCTCGGCATCGGCCGCCCCGACCTGCCCCGGACGTTCGACGACGGCGGGCTGGTCGACGTCAACTCGGCGCCCGAGCACCTGCTCGCCGCGCTGCCCGGCGTGGAGCCGCACCACGCGAAGCTGATCGTGCTGGCCCGCGCGGCACACGGCCCGCTGGCCTCGGTGGACGACCTCGCGACCCGGAGCATCCTGCCCTACCAGGCGGTGCACGCCCTGCGCGACACGCTCATCGCCGTCCCGCCCGCACCGGCGCCGGACGCGGCAGACGCCGAACCCGGGCCGACGCCTCCGCCCGTGGAATCGGCCCCCGGCCCCTGA